From a region of the Solanum stenotomum isolate F172 chromosome 2, ASM1918654v1, whole genome shotgun sequence genome:
- the LOC125856000 gene encoding uncharacterized protein LOC125856000, whose translation MEPEEGCEEDPQEENEFEDEKDEEPNLCVKEGESVTPLYVVIRAMVSKALDDQSQRENLFHSKCFIKDNVCSLFIDSGSCANVASTVLVEFLKLPTTKHATSYKLQWLSECGELRVHRQVMIKFKIGKYQDEVLCDVVPTQTCHMLLRRPWQHDRSTKHDGRINKYSLVLNDHKYVLHPMSPSQVNDIYQRMNESREKKKCEQEHMEAESQEEEERRKLKGKAQVLLANYKEIRDKIESKSSFILIKHRDHVLQTNQSHSSLPNSISFLLQDYKDVFPNEIPSELPPHRGIEHQIDFVPGSQLPKKLAYRSNLEDTKKLQRQVEELLNKGYSRESMSPRVVSILLVPKKDRAWRICVDC comes from the coding sequence ATGGAGCCAGAAGAAGGTTGTGAAGAAGATCCTCAAGAAGAGAATGAGTTTGAAGATGAAAAAGATGAGGAACCAAACCTTTGTGTCAAAGAAGGAGAGAGTGTTACTCCTCTATATGTGGTGATACGAGCAATGGTTAGTAAGGCCTTGGATGATCAGAGTCAAAGAGAGAATTTATTTCACTCCAAGTGCTTCATCAAGGATAATGTGTGTTCCTTATTCATTGATAGTGGGAGTTGTGCAAATGTTGCTAGCACTGTATTGGTGGAATTCTTAAAACTTCCTACCACTAAGCATGCTACATCGTACAAACTTCAATGGTTGAGTGAGTGTGGAGAATTGAGAGTGCATCGACAGGTGATGATCAAGTTTAAGATTGGGAAGTATCAAGATGAGGTTCTATGTGATGTGGTCCCAACACAAACTTGTCATATGCTACTCAGGAGACCATGGCAACATGATCGTTCAACCAAACATGATGGGAGAATCAACAAATATTCACTTGTGTTGAATGATCATAAATATGTTCTTCATCCTATGTCCCCCTCTCAAGTCAATGATATatatcaaagaatgaatgagtCGAGGGAAAAGAAGAAGTGTGAACAGGAACATATGGAGGCTGAGAGCCAAGAAGAGGAGGAGAGGAGGAAGTTGAAAGGAAAGGCCCAAGTGTTGTTGGCTAATTACAAAGAGATAAGGGATAAAATTGAGTCTAAAAGTTCTTTTATCCTTATCAAACATAGGGATCATGTACTACAAACTAACCAATCCCATTCTTCCCTTCCCAATTCTATTTCCTTTCTTTTGCAGGATTATAAGGATGTCTTTCCAAATGAGATTCCAAGTGAATTACCCCCTCATCGGGGAATTGAGCACCAAATTGACTTCGTGCCAGGATCACAATTGCCAAAAAAGCTGGCTTATCGAAGCAATCTAGAGGACACCAAGAAGCTACAAAGGCAAGTTGAGGAACTTCTCAACAAAGGCTATTCTAGAGAGAGCATGAGTCCACGTGTCGTGTCGATTCTATTGGTTCCAAAGAAAGATAGAGCATGGCGCATATGTGTTGATTGTTGA